One segment of Streptomyces sp. NBC_01463 DNA contains the following:
- a CDS encoding urease subunit alpha, producing MSIDPHEYASVHGPRAGDRVRLGDSGLIVRVESDAQKPGDEFLAGFGKTARDGIHLKAAAVRETCDVVISNVLVIDAVQGIRKVSIGIREGRISSIGRAGNPDTLDGVDVVVGTGTSIVSGEGMIATAGAVDTHVHLLSPRIMEASLASGVTTIIGQEFGPVWGVGVNSPWALRHAFNAFDAWPVNIGFLGRGSSSHQAPLVEALAEGGACGFKVHEDMGAHTRALDTALRVAEEYDVQVALHSDGLNECLSVEDTLRVLEGRTIHAFHIEGCGGGHVPNVLKMAGVPNVIGSSTNPTLPFGRDAVAEHYGMIVSVHDLKTDLPGDAAMARDRIRAGTMGAEDVLHDLGAIGITSSDAQGMGRAGETVRRTFAMAGKMKAELGPMEGDGPGDDNARVLRYIAKLTVNPAIAHGLAHEIGSIETGKLADIVLWRPEFFGAKPQLVLKSGFPAYGVTGDPNAATDTCEPLVLGPQFGAHGATAADLSVAFVSQAATQLGADAMPTRRRRVGVRGTRGIGPADLRLNSRTGAVDVDARSGLVTLDGDPLSSEPADSVSLNRLYFL from the coding sequence ATGAGCATCGATCCGCACGAGTACGCCTCCGTGCACGGCCCGCGCGCCGGCGACCGGGTCAGGCTCGGTGACTCCGGGCTGATCGTCCGGGTCGAGTCGGACGCCCAGAAGCCGGGCGACGAGTTCCTCGCCGGATTCGGCAAGACCGCCCGCGACGGAATCCACCTCAAGGCCGCCGCCGTCCGGGAGACCTGCGATGTCGTGATCAGTAACGTGCTGGTCATCGACGCCGTGCAGGGCATCCGGAAGGTCTCGATCGGTATCCGCGAGGGCCGCATCTCCTCGATCGGCCGGGCCGGGAACCCGGACACCCTCGACGGTGTGGACGTCGTCGTCGGCACCGGCACGTCCATCGTGTCCGGTGAGGGCATGATCGCCACGGCCGGCGCGGTCGACACCCATGTCCATCTGCTCTCGCCGCGGATCATGGAGGCCTCGCTCGCCTCCGGCGTCACCACGATCATCGGCCAGGAGTTCGGCCCGGTCTGGGGCGTCGGCGTCAACTCGCCGTGGGCCCTGCGCCACGCCTTCAACGCGTTCGACGCCTGGCCGGTCAACATCGGCTTCCTGGGCCGCGGTTCCTCCTCGCACCAGGCGCCGCTCGTCGAGGCGCTCGCCGAGGGCGGGGCCTGCGGCTTCAAGGTCCACGAGGACATGGGCGCGCACACCCGCGCCCTGGACACCGCGCTGCGCGTCGCCGAGGAGTACGACGTCCAGGTGGCCCTGCACAGCGACGGGCTGAACGAGTGCCTGTCGGTCGAGGACACCCTGCGCGTCCTGGAGGGGCGCACCATCCACGCCTTCCACATCGAGGGCTGCGGCGGCGGCCACGTCCCCAACGTGCTCAAGATGGCGGGCGTGCCGAACGTCATCGGCTCCTCCACCAACCCCACCCTGCCCTTCGGCCGGGACGCGGTCGCCGAGCACTACGGGATGATCGTCTCCGTTCACGACCTGAAGACGGACCTGCCGGGTGACGCCGCCATGGCCCGTGACCGGATCAGGGCCGGGACGATGGGCGCCGAGGACGTGCTGCACGACCTCGGCGCCATCGGGATCACCTCGTCCGACGCCCAGGGCATGGGACGGGCCGGCGAGACCGTCCGCCGCACCTTCGCCATGGCCGGGAAGATGAAGGCCGAACTCGGGCCGATGGAGGGCGACGGGCCGGGCGACGACAACGCCCGCGTGCTGCGGTACATCGCCAAGCTCACCGTCAACCCGGCCATCGCCCACGGCCTCGCGCACGAGATCGGTTCCATCGAGACGGGGAAGCTCGCCGACATCGTGCTGTGGCGCCCCGAGTTCTTCGGGGCCAAGCCGCAGCTGGTGCTCAAGTCCGGCTTCCCGGCGTACGGGGTCACCGGTGACCCGAACGCCGCCACCGACACCTGTGAACCCCTGGTGCTGGGGCCGCAGTTCGGCGCGCACGGGGCGACCGCCGCCGATCTCTCCGTCGCCTTCGTCTCGCAGGCCGCCACCCAGCTGGGCGCGGACGCCATGCCGACCCGGCGCCGGCGCGTGGGCGTCCGCGGCACCCGCGGCATCGGCCCCGCCGACCTGCGCCTCAACTCCCGTACCGGAGCGGTCGACGTGGACGCGCGCAGCGGGCTCGTCACCCTGGACGGCGACCCGCTGAGCTCGGAGCCCGCCGACTCGGTCTCCCTCAACCGGCTCTACTTCCTGTAA
- the cimA gene encoding citramalate synthase, producing the protein MTTKAKPSDDSFHVFDTTLRDGAQREGINLTVADKLTIARHLDDFGVGFIEGGWPGANPRDTEFFARARQEIEFRNAELVAFGATRRAGGKASEDPQVKALLESGAPVITLVAKSHDRHVELALRTTLEENLEMVRDTVSHLREQGRRVFVDCEHFFDGYRANPEYAKSVVKAASEAGADVVILCDTNGGMLPAQVQAVVATVLADTGARLGIHAQDDTGCAVANTLAAVDAGATHVQCTANGYGERVGNANLFPVVAALELKYGKTVLPEGALADMTRVSHAIAEVVNLTPSTHQPYVGVSAFAHKAGLHASAIKVDPDLYQHIDPALVGNTMRMLVSDMAGRASIELKSQELGIDLGGDRELIGRVVERVKERELKGYTYEAADASFELLLRAEAEGRVRRYFRTESWRAIVEDRPDGTHANEATVKLWSKGERIVATAEGNGPVNALDRALRVALERIYPQLAKLELMDYKVRILEGRTGTDSTTRVLITTGDGTGDWATVGVAENVIAASWQALEDAYTFGLLRAGIEPTE; encoded by the coding sequence ATGACCACCAAGGCCAAGCCCAGCGACGACAGTTTCCATGTCTTCGACACCACGCTGCGCGACGGTGCCCAGCGTGAAGGCATCAACCTGACGGTCGCGGACAAGCTGACCATCGCCCGGCACCTGGACGACTTCGGCGTCGGTTTCATCGAGGGCGGCTGGCCGGGCGCCAACCCCCGCGACACCGAGTTCTTCGCCCGCGCGCGCCAGGAGATCGAGTTCAGGAACGCCGAGCTGGTCGCCTTCGGCGCGACCCGCCGGGCCGGCGGCAAGGCGTCCGAGGACCCGCAGGTCAAGGCGCTGCTGGAGTCGGGCGCCCCGGTGATCACCCTGGTCGCCAAGTCGCACGACCGCCATGTGGAGCTCGCCCTGCGCACCACGCTGGAGGAGAACCTGGAGATGGTCCGCGACACCGTCTCCCACCTCCGCGAACAGGGCCGCCGGGTCTTCGTCGACTGCGAGCACTTCTTCGACGGCTACCGCGCCAACCCCGAGTACGCCAAGTCCGTCGTCAAGGCCGCGTCCGAGGCCGGCGCCGACGTCGTCATCCTCTGCGACACCAACGGCGGGATGCTCCCCGCCCAGGTCCAGGCCGTCGTCGCCACCGTCCTGGCCGACACCGGCGCCCGCCTCGGCATCCACGCCCAGGACGACACCGGCTGCGCCGTCGCCAACACCCTGGCCGCCGTCGACGCGGGCGCCACCCATGTCCAGTGCACCGCCAACGGCTACGGCGAGCGGGTCGGCAACGCCAACCTCTTCCCCGTCGTCGCCGCGCTGGAGCTGAAGTACGGCAAGACCGTGCTGCCCGAGGGCGCGCTCGCCGACATGACCCGCGTCTCGCACGCCATCGCCGAGGTCGTCAACCTCACGCCGTCCACCCACCAGCCCTACGTCGGAGTCTCGGCGTTCGCGCACAAGGCCGGGCTGCACGCCTCCGCGATCAAGGTCGACCCGGACCTGTACCAGCACATCGACCCCGCACTGGTCGGCAACACCATGCGGATGCTCGTCTCCGACATGGCGGGCCGCGCCTCCATCGAGCTCAAGAGCCAGGAGCTCGGGATCGACCTCGGCGGCGACCGCGAGCTGATCGGCCGCGTCGTCGAGCGGGTCAAGGAGCGCGAGCTGAAGGGCTACACCTACGAGGCGGCCGACGCCTCCTTCGAGCTGCTGCTGCGCGCCGAGGCCGAGGGGCGGGTACGCCGGTACTTCCGCACCGAGTCCTGGCGCGCCATCGTCGAGGACCGCCCCGACGGGACGCACGCCAACGAGGCGACCGTGAAGCTGTGGTCCAAGGGCGAGCGGATCGTCGCCACGGCCGAGGGAAACGGCCCGGTCAACGCGCTGGACCGGGCGCTGCGCGTCGCCCTGGAGCGGATCTACCCGCAGCTCGCCAAGCTGGAGCTGATGGACTACAAGGTCCGCATCCTGGAGGGCCGCACCGGCACCGACTCCACCACCCGCGTCCTGATCACCACGGGCGACGGCACCGGCGACTGGGCGACCGTGGGGGTCGCCGAGAACGTCATCGCCGCGTCCTGGCAGGCGCTGGAGGACGCGTACACCTTCGGGCTGCTGCGCGCGGGGATCGAGCCGACCGAGTAG
- a CDS encoding TetR family transcriptional regulator: MPPAPRRRNTAPPREDVLAAVMATVAARGLDGLTMAGLGREVGMSSGHLLYYFRTKDELLLRTLEWSEDRLGAERRRLLSRPGTVRERLDAYIGLYLPDGHRDPHWTLWLEVWNRSRDADDDARARQAAIEGAWHRDLVALLAEGASRGEFRPVDADRVATRLRALLDGFSVHVAVGLPGTGRDQALSLVREFIDDSLTAGG, encoded by the coding sequence GTGCCCCCCGCCCCGCGCCGCCGCAACACCGCCCCGCCCCGCGAGGACGTGCTCGCCGCCGTCATGGCCACCGTCGCCGCCCGCGGCCTCGACGGCCTCACCATGGCCGGGCTCGGCCGCGAGGTCGGCATGAGCAGCGGCCACCTCCTCTACTACTTCCGCACCAAGGACGAGCTGCTGCTGCGGACCCTGGAGTGGAGCGAGGACCGGCTCGGGGCCGAGCGGCGCCGGCTGCTGTCGCGGCCGGGCACGGTCCGTGAGCGGCTCGACGCGTACATCGGTCTCTACCTGCCCGACGGCCACCGCGACCCGCACTGGACGCTCTGGCTGGAGGTCTGGAACCGCTCGCGCGACGCCGACGACGACGCCCGGGCCCGGCAGGCCGCGATCGAGGGGGCCTGGCACCGCGACCTGGTGGCGCTGCTCGCCGAGGGGGCCTCGCGCGGGGAGTTCCGCCCGGTGGACGCCGACCGCGTCGCCACCCGGCTGCGCGCCCTCCTGGACGGCTTCAGCGTCCATGTGGCGGTCGGCCTCCCGGGCACCGGCCGGGACCAGGCGCTGTCCCTGGTCCGGGAGTTCATCGACGACTCGCTGACCGCCGGCGGCTGA
- a CDS encoding LacI family transcriptional regulator — protein sequence MRVTIADVAREAGVSKTTVSRVINTKGEVDGSTAARVREVIAQLGYVPSSGAVGLARGSSRTVGMLVPSLTWPWMGEVLQGVVDTVEAADYGLLLFTCNRGAESVERFTSQVSARAFDGLVVVEPENTLDHLTALHRGGLPIVLIDDRGHHPEFPSVVTTNHEGGASAARHLRAAGRTRPLVITGPQDFGCVRDRLAGFVSVLPTELVFRGDFTERCGRVAVEELLASGAEFDSVFAHNDITAAGVLRALRAAGRTVPGDIAVVGFDDIPMAEHTEPPLTTVRQPTRQMGETAARMLLSHLGGTPVPDAPVVLPTELVVRHSAP from the coding sequence ATGCGAGTCACCATCGCTGATGTCGCCCGCGAGGCCGGCGTCAGCAAGACGACCGTGTCCCGGGTCATCAACACCAAGGGCGAAGTGGACGGTTCGACGGCTGCCCGTGTTCGTGAAGTGATCGCACAGCTCGGCTACGTGCCCAGCTCGGGCGCCGTCGGTCTGGCCCGCGGCAGCAGCCGCACCGTCGGCATGCTGGTGCCCTCGCTGACCTGGCCGTGGATGGGCGAGGTACTGCAGGGCGTCGTCGACACCGTCGAGGCCGCCGACTACGGGCTGCTGCTCTTCACCTGCAACCGCGGGGCCGAGTCCGTGGAGCGCTTCACCAGCCAGGTGTCGGCGCGCGCCTTCGACGGACTGGTCGTCGTCGAACCCGAGAACACCCTCGACCACCTCACCGCACTGCACCGCGGCGGCCTGCCGATCGTGCTGATCGACGATCGCGGCCACCACCCCGAATTCCCCTCCGTCGTGACCACCAACCACGAAGGAGGCGCGTCGGCCGCCCGCCATCTGCGGGCTGCCGGCCGCACCAGGCCGCTGGTCATCACCGGCCCCCAGGACTTCGGCTGCGTACGCGACCGGCTGGCGGGGTTCGTCTCCGTCCTGCCCACCGAGCTCGTCTTCCGCGGGGACTTCACCGAACGCTGCGGCCGCGTCGCCGTGGAGGAACTCCTGGCCTCCGGCGCGGAGTTCGACTCGGTCTTCGCGCACAACGACATCACCGCGGCAGGTGTGCTGCGGGCGCTGCGCGCCGCGGGGCGCACCGTGCCCGGCGACATCGCGGTGGTCGGCTTCGACGACATCCCGATGGCCGAGCACACCGAACCGCCCCTGACCACCGTGCGCCAGCCCACCCGGCAGATGGGTGAGACGGCCGCACGGATGCTGCTCTCCCACCTCGGCGGCACACCGGTACCCGACGCACCGGTCGTGCTGCCCACCGAACTGGTCGTGCGCCACTCGGCGCCCTAG
- a CDS encoding MFS transporter, with protein sequence MGREQWKKIWVGSAGNMVEWFDWFVYATFAVYFADSFFPEGNETANLMNTMGIFAVGFFMRPVGGWLLGRIGDRKGRKAALTLTVTLMSASAILIAIAPTYDVAGYGGVAVLMLARLLQGLSVGGEYAASATYLTEASAPEKRGFASSFQYVSMTAGQLVGLGLQIVLQRNMSEAALHSWGWRIPFVVGALGAAIVFYLRRSMLETEVYAESGAAEQQDRGTLKVLWQHRREAFLVMALTMGGTVAYYTYTTYLTKFLSKSAGMDKSTASLVSFCALFVFMCVQPLAGMLSDRIGRRPLLITFAVGSTFLTVPIMTMLKHADTFWPAFGLALLALLVITGYTSINACVKAELFPTGIRALGVGLSYAVANALFGGTAEYVALWFKNAGIESGFYWYVAGCAAVSLVVYLTMRETRDIDLNRVAAGRSGEQAAPAGATSVTPAS encoded by the coding sequence ATGGGACGAGAGCAGTGGAAGAAAATCTGGGTCGGCTCGGCCGGCAACATGGTCGAGTGGTTCGACTGGTTCGTGTACGCGACCTTCGCGGTCTACTTCGCGGACTCGTTCTTTCCCGAAGGCAACGAGACCGCCAACCTCATGAACACCATGGGCATCTTCGCCGTCGGCTTCTTCATGCGGCCGGTCGGCGGCTGGCTGCTCGGCCGGATCGGTGACCGCAAGGGCCGCAAGGCCGCGCTCACCCTGACCGTCACCCTCATGTCGGCCTCCGCGATCCTCATCGCGATCGCGCCGACCTACGACGTCGCCGGGTACGGCGGCGTCGCCGTGCTGATGCTGGCGCGGCTGCTCCAGGGGCTGTCCGTCGGCGGCGAGTACGCGGCCAGCGCCACGTACCTCACCGAGGCCTCCGCGCCGGAGAAGCGCGGCTTCGCCTCCAGCTTCCAGTACGTGTCCATGACCGCGGGACAGCTCGTCGGCCTCGGCCTGCAGATCGTCCTGCAGCGCAACATGTCCGAGGCGGCCCTGCACAGCTGGGGCTGGCGCATCCCGTTCGTCGTCGGCGCGCTGGGTGCCGCCATCGTGTTCTACCTGCGCCGCTCCATGCTGGAGACCGAGGTGTACGCCGAGTCGGGCGCCGCCGAGCAGCAGGACCGCGGCACGCTGAAGGTGCTCTGGCAGCACCGGCGCGAGGCGTTCCTGGTGATGGCCCTGACCATGGGCGGGACCGTCGCCTACTACACGTACACGACCTATCTGACGAAGTTCCTCTCCAAGAGCGCCGGCATGGACAAGTCGACCGCCTCGCTCGTCAGCTTCTGCGCGCTGTTCGTCTTCATGTGCGTCCAGCCGCTGGCCGGGATGCTCTCCGACCGGATCGGCCGCCGCCCGCTGCTGATCACCTTCGCGGTCGGCTCGACCTTCCTGACCGTGCCGATCATGACGATGCTCAAGCACGCCGACACCTTCTGGCCCGCCTTCGGGCTCGCGCTGCTGGCGCTGCTGGTGATCACCGGATACACCTCCATCAACGCCTGTGTGAAGGCCGAGCTGTTCCCGACGGGCATCCGCGCCCTGGGCGTCGGTCTCTCGTACGCCGTCGCCAACGCGCTGTTCGGCGGCACCGCCGAGTACGTGGCGCTGTGGTTCAAGAACGCCGGGATCGAGTCCGGCTTCTACTGGTACGTGGCCGGCTGCGCCGCGGTCTCCCTGGTCGTCTACCTGACGATGCGCGAGACCCGCGACATCGACCTGAACCGGGTCGCCGCCGGGCGTTCCGGCGAGCAGGCGGCACCGGCCGGGGCGACGAGCGTCACGCCCGCATCCTGA
- a CDS encoding agmatine deiminase family protein: MTFRMPPEWAPHERTWMAWPGPNPTFETAAELDEARRAWARVARAVRRFEPVTMVVGPGQEDSARALLGPDVELAVRPLDDAWMRDIGPTFVTDGSELAAVDWTFNGWGAQDWARWDHDRHIARSVAALAGVPVHSSPLVNEGGAIHVDGEGTVLLTETVQLGRERNPGWTREQVEAEVHARLGTEKAIWLPRGLAGDYGTYGTLGHVDIVAAFARPGTVVAHVQPDPAHPDHEITRETVRVLRAATDAKGRPLEVVEVPAPTVLRAGGEWVDYSYINHYLCNGGVVLCAFGDPRDELAAGIFRRLFPGRTVTLVDARAIFAGGGGIHCITQQQPKV, translated from the coding sequence ATGACCTTCCGCATGCCCCCCGAGTGGGCCCCGCACGAACGCACCTGGATGGCCTGGCCCGGCCCCAACCCCACCTTCGAGACCGCGGCCGAACTCGACGAGGCCCGCCGCGCCTGGGCCCGCGTCGCCCGGGCCGTCCGCCGCTTCGAACCCGTCACGATGGTCGTCGGCCCCGGCCAGGAGGACAGCGCCCGCGCCCTCCTCGGCCCGGACGTGGAGCTGGCCGTGCGCCCGCTCGACGACGCCTGGATGCGCGACATCGGCCCCACCTTCGTCACCGACGGCAGCGAACTGGCCGCCGTCGACTGGACGTTCAACGGCTGGGGCGCCCAGGACTGGGCCCGCTGGGACCACGACCGGCACATCGCCCGCTCGGTCGCCGCTCTCGCCGGTGTCCCGGTGCACAGCTCGCCGCTGGTCAACGAGGGCGGTGCCATCCACGTGGACGGGGAGGGCACCGTCCTGCTCACCGAGACCGTCCAGCTCGGCAGGGAGCGCAACCCCGGCTGGACCCGCGAGCAGGTCGAGGCCGAGGTGCACGCGCGCCTGGGCACCGAGAAGGCGATCTGGCTGCCCCGGGGGCTGGCGGGCGACTACGGCACGTACGGCACCCTCGGCCATGTCGACATCGTCGCGGCCTTCGCCCGCCCCGGCACCGTCGTCGCCCACGTCCAGCCGGACCCGGCCCATCCGGACCACGAGATCACCCGGGAGACGGTCCGCGTGCTGCGCGCCGCGACCGACGCGAAGGGGCGGCCGCTGGAGGTCGTGGAGGTCCCGGCACCCACCGTGCTGCGGGCCGGCGGGGAGTGGGTCGACTACTCCTACATCAACCACTACCTCTGCAACGGCGGCGTCGTCCTGTGCGCCTTCGGCGATCCGCGCGACGAGCTCGCCGCCGGAATCTTCCGCCGCCTCTTCCCCGGCCGTACGGTGACACTCGTCGACGCCCGCGCGATCTTCGCCGGGGGCGGCGGCATCCACTGCATCACCCAGCAGCAGCCGAAGGTCTGA
- a CDS encoding lectin, producing the protein MIRSGRAARALLAAVLATAGLTGLSSGTAQAAGETVNIALTTTDDAGGRHVTRGLEAQTPVAFGAGNGGGGTNITVDENTTYQTFTGGGASFTDTAAYLMKSSGALSQATRDATMKKLFSPTEGIGLSFVRNPMGGSDLARYGYTYDDMPAGQSDPSLANFSIAHDLEDVLPLTKQARQLNPALTTVASPWTAPAWMKDNGQLNGGWLKAENYGAYADYFVKYLQAYRDQGVPVDYVTAQNEPTCCGGYPSMSWNGSGLAYFTKSELLPKLASAGLATKVLAHDWNWDTYDAYAAATVDDAAVRNHPNFGGVAWHGYGGDVTKQTTVHDQYPTTDAFQTEHSGGTWVADQQREDMTNIIDYTRNWAKSVTKWSLAVDQNRGPHNGGCGTCDGLITVHDGDSRSGQVDYTVEYYTMGHLTKFVRPGASRIASTASSTVPNVAWRNPDGSKALIAYNGGGQTQQVTVNWGGQKFTYSLPGRTSATFTWSGTQSGAQSASGALSGSGGKCLDATGNTGADGTPVQIWDCTGAANQRWTVQGDGSVRTLGACLDVTSGSTANGAKVQLYTCNGSAAQRWTYNPSTGDVVNTAAGKCLDVTGQSTANGARTQIWTCTGAANQKWHLG; encoded by the coding sequence ATGATCCGATCAGGAAGGGCGGCGAGGGCGCTGCTCGCCGCCGTGCTCGCGACCGCCGGGCTCACCGGACTCTCGTCCGGCACCGCGCAGGCCGCGGGCGAGACGGTGAACATCGCCCTGACCACCACGGACGACGCGGGCGGCCGCCATGTCACCCGGGGCCTGGAGGCCCAGACGCCGGTCGCCTTCGGCGCGGGGAACGGCGGTGGCGGCACGAACATCACGGTCGACGAGAACACCACCTACCAGACCTTCACAGGCGGCGGCGCCTCGTTCACCGACACCGCCGCGTACCTGATGAAGAGCAGCGGGGCGCTGAGCCAGGCGACCCGGGACGCCACGATGAAGAAGCTCTTCTCCCCCACGGAGGGCATCGGGCTCTCGTTCGTACGCAATCCGATGGGCGGTTCGGACCTGGCGCGGTACGGCTACACGTACGACGACATGCCCGCCGGGCAGAGCGACCCGTCGCTGGCGAACTTCTCGATCGCACACGATCTGGAGGACGTGCTGCCGCTGACGAAACAGGCCAGGCAGCTCAACCCGGCGCTGACGACGGTGGCCTCGCCGTGGACCGCCCCGGCCTGGATGAAGGACAACGGCCAGCTGAACGGCGGCTGGCTGAAGGCGGAGAACTACGGCGCCTACGCCGACTACTTCGTGAAGTACCTCCAGGCCTACCGGGACCAGGGCGTGCCGGTCGACTACGTCACCGCGCAGAACGAGCCGACGTGCTGCGGCGGTTACCCCTCGATGAGCTGGAACGGCTCCGGCCTGGCCTATTTCACCAAGAGCGAGCTGCTGCCCAAGCTGGCATCGGCCGGCCTGGCGACCAAGGTGCTGGCGCACGACTGGAACTGGGACACCTACGACGCGTACGCCGCGGCCACCGTGGACGACGCGGCGGTGCGCAACCACCCCAACTTCGGCGGGGTGGCCTGGCACGGCTACGGCGGTGACGTCACCAAGCAGACGACGGTCCACGACCAGTACCCGACGACGGACGCGTTCCAGACGGAGCACTCCGGCGGCACCTGGGTCGCCGACCAGCAGCGCGAGGACATGACCAACATCATCGATTACACCCGCAACTGGGCGAAGTCGGTGACCAAGTGGTCCCTCGCGGTGGATCAGAACCGTGGCCCGCACAACGGCGGCTGCGGCACCTGCGACGGGCTGATCACCGTGCACGACGGGGACAGCCGGAGCGGGCAGGTCGACTACACCGTCGAGTACTACACGATGGGCCACCTGACCAAGTTCGTCCGCCCGGGAGCCTCCCGGATCGCCTCCACCGCCAGTTCCACCGTGCCCAACGTCGCCTGGCGCAACCCGGACGGCTCGAAGGCACTGATCGCGTACAACGGCGGCGGCCAGACCCAGCAGGTGACGGTCAACTGGGGTGGCCAGAAGTTCACTTACTCGCTGCCCGGGCGCACTTCGGCGACCTTCACCTGGTCGGGGACGCAGTCGGGCGCACAGTCCGCATCGGGCGCCCTGTCCGGCTCCGGCGGCAAGTGCCTGGACGCGACGGGCAACACCGGCGCCGACGGCACGCCGGTGCAGATCTGGGACTGCACGGGAGCGGCCAACCAGCGCTGGACCGTCCAGGGCGACGGCTCGGTCCGCACGCTCGGCGCCTGCCTGGACGTGACCTCGGGCTCGACGGCGAACGGGGCGAAGGTGCAGCTGTACACCTGCAACGGCTCCGCCGCGCAACGCTGGACGTACAACCCTTCAACGGGCGACGTCGTCAACACGGCCGCCGGCAAGTGCCTCGACGTGACCGGCCAGTCGACGGCGAACGGGGCGCGCACCCAGATCTGGACGTGCACCGGGGCGGCCAACCAGAAGTGGCACCTGGGGTAG
- a CDS encoding ABC transporter substrate-binding protein, which yields MSARRHHTLRAVALATAVVALAAGCSSANSNNKKGGSGASGVLNIGKPDGPQTNNSNPFLNTSAGATLGYRFMIYEPLAMVSQIRPTAKADPWLASDWQWELNFTKLTFTLDGKAKWADGKPVTADDVAYTFNLLKKHPALNGDGIAYDGVEVQGKKVVLTFEDSQYVNQNKILQQFVVPKHIWEGVKNPETWPNRTPVGSGPYKLKTFTPQTTTLTATPTYWKGETKVKELRYSTYNDNNAATTALASGKLEWSFVFMPDYKKLFIAKDPKNHKLWFPSGLGIHGLWFNTTRKPFDNPALRKAMAMVVDRNAIYTQAEATLYPEITSPTGIPLPAGQSFIAPEYKSATTKPDVEGAKKVLEKAGFTLSGGVLKDPSGKAVKLTFTDPAGWNDYITGLSIIKDNIKKIGIEAKVKTQTADAWGADVANGNFDATLHWTNSGATPYDMYQNIMDGALLQPIGKASQLGNFGRFKSPEATEALKDFANATTDTARTAAMNTLQKIMVEEAPMIPTAAAPIGAEYSTKNWVGWPTEADPYADPQHTQRSALEVVLKLKPSK from the coding sequence ATGTCCGCACGCCGTCACCACACGCTCAGAGCGGTCGCGCTCGCCACCGCGGTGGTCGCGCTCGCCGCCGGATGCTCGTCAGCCAACTCGAACAACAAGAAGGGCGGCAGCGGCGCCTCCGGTGTCCTGAACATCGGCAAGCCGGACGGGCCGCAGACGAACAACAGCAACCCGTTCCTGAACACCTCGGCCGGCGCCACCCTCGGCTACCGCTTCATGATCTACGAGCCGCTGGCGATGGTGAGCCAGATCCGGCCCACCGCCAAGGCCGACCCGTGGCTCGCGTCGGACTGGCAGTGGGAGCTCAACTTCACCAAGCTCACCTTCACCCTGGACGGCAAGGCGAAGTGGGCCGACGGCAAGCCGGTGACCGCGGACGACGTGGCGTACACCTTCAACCTGCTGAAGAAGCACCCGGCGCTCAACGGTGACGGCATCGCGTACGACGGGGTCGAGGTCCAGGGCAAGAAGGTCGTTCTGACCTTCGAGGACTCGCAGTACGTCAACCAGAACAAGATCCTTCAGCAGTTCGTCGTGCCCAAGCACATCTGGGAAGGCGTCAAGAACCCGGAGACCTGGCCCAACCGCACGCCCGTCGGCTCGGGCCCGTACAAGCTCAAGACGTTCACCCCGCAGACCACCACGCTGACCGCCACGCCCACGTACTGGAAGGGCGAGACGAAGGTCAAGGAGCTGCGCTACAGCACGTACAACGACAACAACGCCGCCACCACCGCGCTGGCCAGCGGCAAGCTCGAGTGGTCGTTCGTCTTCATGCCGGACTACAAGAAGCTGTTCATCGCCAAGGACCCGAAGAACCACAAGCTGTGGTTCCCCTCCGGGCTCGGCATCCACGGCCTCTGGTTCAACACCACCCGTAAGCCGTTCGACAACCCGGCGCTGCGCAAGGCCATGGCGATGGTCGTCGACCGCAACGCCATCTACACCCAGGCCGAGGCGACGCTCTACCCGGAGATCACCAGCCCCACCGGCATTCCGCTGCCGGCCGGCCAGTCCTTCATCGCCCCCGAGTACAAGAGCGCCACGACGAAGCCTGACGTCGAGGGCGCCAAGAAGGTCCTGGAGAAGGCCGGCTTCACGCTCAGCGGCGGTGTGCTGAAGGACCCGAGCGGCAAGGCGGTGAAGCTCACCTTCACCGACCCGGCGGGCTGGAACGACTACATCACGGGTCTGTCGATCATCAAGGACAACATCAAGAAGATCGGCATCGAGGCCAAGGTCAAGACGCAGACCGCCGACGCCTGGGGCGCGGACGTCGCCAACGGCAACTTCGACGCCACCCTGCACTGGACCAACAGCGGCGCCACCCCCTACGACATGTACCAGAACATCATGGACGGCGCGCTGCTCCAGCCGATCGGCAAGGCCTCCCAGCTCGGCAACTTCGGCCGCTTCAAGAGCCCCGAGGCCACCGAGGCGCTCAAGGACTTCGCCAACGCCACGACCGACACCGCCCGCACCGCCGCCATGAACACCCTCCAGAAGATCATGGTCGAGGAGGCGCCGATGATTCCC